The following are encoded together in the Schistocerca americana isolate TAMUIC-IGC-003095 chromosome 6, iqSchAmer2.1, whole genome shotgun sequence genome:
- the LOC124620322 gene encoding uncharacterized protein LOC124620322, which produces MDVLVKEVKKEVPWNMMFADDVVLCEQSIDRLEEMLEDWRKAPEERGMKISRTKSEYLALKDVQMRSCKIQDDELKSVCKFKYLGLYIQSNRGLESKIQHQIKCGWNNWRKISGVLCDKKVSIGLKGKVYKSVVRPPMIYGQRHGQS; this is translated from the coding sequence atggatgtgctggtgaaagaagTGAAGAAGGAGGTGCCATGGAacatgatgtttgcggatgatgtggttctttgtgagcagagcattgacagacttgaggaaatgctggaggattggaggaaggcaccagaagaaagagggatgaaaatcagcaggacaaagtcagaatatttagcactgaaggatgtccagatgaggtcttgcaagatccaggatgatgagctgaaatcggtctgcaaatttaaatacctggggttgTACATACAGAGCAATAGAGGACTAGAAAGCAAGATACAACACCAAATAAAAtgtggttggaacaactggaggaaaataagtggagtgttgtgtgacaagaaggtgagcattgggttgaaagggaaagtgtacaagtcggtggtaaggcctccTATGATATacgggcagagacatggccaatcatag